From the Longimicrobium sp. genome, one window contains:
- a CDS encoding SDR family oxidoreductase → PMNRFGEHDELANLAAFLVSDGAPFINGEVVTIDGGEWIGSGGEFNGLTRMPRAMVKGALKAMRGK, encoded by the coding sequence CCCATGAACCGCTTCGGCGAGCACGACGAGCTCGCGAACCTGGCCGCCTTCCTGGTGTCGGACGGGGCGCCGTTCATCAACGGCGAGGTGGTGACCATCGACGGTGGCGAGTGGATCGGCTCCGGCGGCGAGTTCAACGGGCTCACCCGCATGCCCCGCGCGATGGTGAAGGGTGCCCTCAAGGCGATGCGCGGCAAGTGA